Genomic DNA from Setaria italica strain Yugu1 chromosome V, Setaria_italica_v2.0, whole genome shotgun sequence:
ATTTTAGGCTTCTTGCCGTCCATGGGTCTCAAGTTTAGGTGGCTGTGTCCTTTTATTCATGGATTGAGCCCTTGCAACTTTTGCTAGGCATGGAGCACACCATGAATGAGAGAGGCCtcgaatatattttttttctccatgccTGTGTGTGGGGTCTCTGTTTTTCTGCCGAGGCACCAGCAAACACAGGAGGGAGAGAATAAAAAGGAGATGGCCGGCACAGGGAAGGCGCACAAGGGGCATTGTTTATGCACAGTGCCAACCGTATGTATGCGGCCATTGACTTTCTGTAGAAAGAGACAGGTGTGTACGTGTATGTACGCCCAGTACACATGTGTGTCCAGGAACAAAGCCTTGCCAAACCCACACACATAAAAAAGGATCAAAACCTTGCCTTCTTGGGTCCCTACCAACTCCTCTAGAAAACACACGATAATTGTCACTAGCAGCATTAGCTTGTCGTgatctttcaaaaaagaaaagcattagcttgttgtttgttgtttaATCACGAGCTAATTATGCGTGCTGGAAAGTGGTAATGATGCTTATCCGGTTTTTGCAGGTTTAAGCTTAGCTTCCTGACAAAAGGTTGGCCTGCCTTGGAGAAAGCAGGACAGGGCCCTGTAGCCTCTAGGACGAGGACCAGCTCCATCGCTGCTGTTACTGTGCAGCTCTGACAGGGGAAGGACTGGTGTACTTGAAAGTTAAATCCAGCTTTTCCTCGTTGTATTGATTCTTGGGTTAAAAATGTTTACTGATCATGATCTTGTAGTAATAACAGCTGTGCATGATATGCTGGAAATGGAGAGGGGGAGTGGGAAAAAATGGTGACCTGCTGATAGAAGCTTTCGAGGCTGGCGAGCTTCTCCAGCGCGACGGCCATGAGGCTCATGTagttgggggcggcggcgccgtcgttgAGCGTGCCGGCGGCGACTGTGTCGGCCAGGGACTGGTGCAGCTGGTGCAGGCCCTGCGCGagcgcctcctccgcctgctcCGACGACTGCTGCAGGTTGCAGATCCCCAGTAGCTGCTGCTCCGTCAGCGGGTCCAGCTGCGGGATCAGGATCTGCGTGCATGGCCaagaagaaaaggggaaaaaaaaaggctcaGTACGGGCTCCGCCGCCTCGACACCCCCTGCACGCACGGACGGACACCATGTTTGGCAGCAGCTATAGCAGTCGTACCTTGAGCAGCTCGGACGGGCGGAAGCCGCCCATCCAGAAGAAGCAGCGCTCGGCGGGGGTGGCCCAGCCACCGGTGAGGAGGTGGAAGACGTCCTCGTGCGCCAGAGCCGCCTTGAGCTGGAACAGCTCGTCGTAGTGCTGCACGCACTCCTCCACGATGAGGCCCAGGTTGCCGTCCAGGTGCGCCTGCAGCCcgccccggagctccgccaGCCGCTTGCCGTCGTCGTCCAGCCACCGCGCGTACTCCATGTCGAACGCGGCGGCTCCTGCACGCGCACGTAACGGCGGGAACGGAGTCATTACTAGCAGCAAGGTCGACGGCGCACATTTTCCACGCCGGACAAGGGCCGGACGGCCGCCTCGGCAACCGCGcgggcctgcggcggcggcggcggcggcggcggcagcagcggcagctaGTGGTACTACGAAAATGGACGGTGGCTGGGTTGTAGTTATTACCAGAGCTCATGTCCCCGGCGGCGCTGCACCCTCCAACGAACAGGCCCTGGACCACGGTAACACGCCATGACACGTCAAGCTCTGAATGATACGAACTCGCATCCGATGCGTGATCAGAGACCCATCAGACGTGTTGCGGAGTTTGGGACTGCAACAAACCTGTGACCGTGCTCTCTGGAGCTCATGCTCGACCTGCTGGAGCCTGATCCTGCTAGTCTCCAGCTGCTGCACGTAAGCCTGCGGTGAAAGGACAAGCAAATCACTCGGCAGTCTCTCAGGACCAGAGGCAAAAAAAATTTCTCGATCAAGCAAGATGACTGAGTTCATGGCTGCATGATTTTTCCTCTAATCAATCACCTTCTTCCTTAGCCTGCTCTTCCTCGCAGCCTCTCTGTTCTGCGCCAGCCGCCGTTCCGTCTGCCAGAATTCACAGCAATCCATTGGTCATCGTGcagagaaaaaggaaacaaatgCAGGTCTGCCCTTGGGCACATATGAAAGCAGGAACAGTGAAGGAGCCGGGGggacatgcaatgcaatgcaacaagAGCAGCTATCCCACCTTGGCATCTACCAACTTGCCATCTTTCCTTGTGGATCCTTGCTTCCTCTGTGCAAAGTACACCACCAACCAAGGGCACCAGTATTAGAGGATATACACACTATAGTCTACACTATACAGCAGCACAGTGCGTGGCCATCTCGCCATCGAACGAAAAGGCAACCACAGGGACAGGGGGCATAGGCACAGAACAAGCCGGTGCACGATGGAGCCAAAGCTCCTGTCGTCCATCACCGTCGATGGACGCAGCAGCTGCACTGGCACTGTCCATCACTCCATCTCCTCCAAACGCAGGCAGCTTTTGGCTGTAGCTGTCCCCGAAAGCTCAGTGAAGCCGGTGCTGGCAGCCACGGCTTCTGTTGCTATCGATGTGCTGCTGTTGCGGTGAGGTGCAGGCCAGGGGGATAAGAAGGGCTTATCACAGCTTTTAGTTTTATCCCATCAATCCATCCAGGAGGGAGAGACAAGAAGGGCGGTTTTAGGGGTGACCCTGGCCATCATTTGGCGTCCTCTCCGTAGGATTGACCAGATGCCATTAGTCCAATCAACCCAGGGCTTCCTGGCTTTCTATTTCTATTCAGAGGCCACACACACTACGCACGCATGCCTTTGGGTTTGCCCTTAAGGTAGTGCCACTTATCCTAGGGACATGAGCTAAGCAAGCTGCAAAGTGGTTGGGAGCACACTGCACTACAGTAGCACAGTGCCGGCTCTTGCCCGTACGCGCACTGCCGCGTCGCTGGTGTGGCACGAAAGAACAGCATGTTACGTACAGGGAGTACCGCAAGATTCAAGAACCCAAGTTTTTCAACGATTTGACAGCGATATTCTGAAGAGACTGGTGAGTTGTGCTGTGGCTGCCTGGCTGGGGTTGGTCGTAGGAGGGGGTACCCTACTGTTGTACTAGTACTACGGGAGGGCGCATGCTATTGCTgcctgtgaatctgtgatagGGAAAGATGATTAGAGGAAGAGGGGTGGAGATGGAGCCTGTGCCTGTGCCTGTGCCTGTGCCTGTGCTGCTGCGTGGCCAGGCAAGGGCAGAGGGAGGAGGCAGGCGTACCTTGTCATggtctccccctccccctccccctccgtgCAGGTGCAGCGGGAGGGCGGGGTGGTGCTGCTGAAAGCTtggcggggcgggggcgggggcagcAGCGGGCGCAGCGGCGAGGCCTGGCTTGTAGCTGTAATCATCAGTGGTCACCATCATGACCTCCTGCCGCGGCGCAGGGGAGGCTGGGGACACCAACTCCATCTGAGACATTGTGTTCTGAGCTGAGCTCGAGTCAGTGGTGCTCCCTACTGACTGCGAATTCCCCTGTTCAGCAATTACACAGGCAGGACACGGCAAACAGTGAGCGgccggtaaaaagattttatcAAGATGCGGTAAAAAAAGAGAATCACAATCAATGAATGAACCACCGCCCATCTCGCGTCTctcgtcgtcatcctcctctctcccctttcacTCGCCGTGGCTGGCTGCGGGTGCAGGGCTGCAGGCCAACACACCATCCAGATACAGGGGCCAGCGAATCGCCCAAGAACAGCCACATCTTTTCTTGGGTTCAGCGACGAGCCAGAGGGGGAGAGTAGACGACGAGACGACGGGAGGCAGGCGAGGCGAGCGATGAGCAAGTgaatgcgtgcatgcatgcatgagcatgAATCAATGATCATGGGAGATTGGGAGAGGGCGGGGCCTTTACACTGTGCAGCTGCTGTTGGTGCCTCATTGGCCACGAAGGGAAGATCTCCAGCGTGGGGGGCCTGCCACCGCCAGCGCCCGCGAGGTatcctgccgctgccgctgcatgCATACAAAGAGAATTAACACGGGGCCTTATCGAATACCGATTCCCACCCTGTTCTGTTcatgcatctctctctctcatccacCCTCCATGAATTTGCAGACAGAGAGAAAGGAGGTAGTAACATAACAAGAATAATAATGCATGGAGGAGAAAGGGAGAGAATAAACGTGATGTTTCCATCTTTGAGTCATCGGCATCGCACCATTATGTGCAGCTACTGCATATGCACACAGCGCACTGTGTGTTGCATAGGAATGGAAACAAGCAGGAACGCAGAAAGGCGAGGCATGTCTCGCGCTGTGCGGCTGTGCGGCGCTGTGCACAGGCGAGGTAAGAAACGAGCCTTTTTGGCAAGTAGCCGAGGTTCGGAGAGAGAAGACGACGAGAGTCGAGAGCTTACGCTTTGTCTGCGCCGGGGCGTCGCTCTTGATGATCACGCCcggatcgacgccgccgccggcgttggcagaggcgccgccgccgccatggatgaGGGCCTCCTCCAGCTCACCGAACCCGAAGTaggcagccgccgcggccgcaggcTGGAAGTCCCTGCTCGAGCAGTAGCGCACACAGAGCCCGTCAGTCATCGCCCCCCAAAGGTACAAGCTATAGCCTGCGGCAGGCGAGGCCACCGAGGAGGCAAAGCTAGCAGATAAAAACTTTTCAAGAATGGAAAGGCCGAGACCGCCTAGACAGAGCTCCTGCTGCTGGGCAAGCAGATAAGGATGAGGGCGATCTCGGTGCCCAAATCACTCGCGGGACGCAGGCCTTCGGCATTAAGAAATTCCGGTGCGTGGGCGGAGGTGTAATCCAACGAAAGTGGCGCGGCATAAGCTCGTGGAATCAGTCTGTTATAAAGACGGATAAAAGCAGGGCGAAAAATACTTTAAAGAAGCTGCGCACTCAAAGGATTTGAAAACACGGCAAGTGCTTGTAGTTGTAGCAGCTGGTTGCGACGCGGAAAAGTTGCAGCAGCAGAAGGATTTCGTGTGGTGTTGCATGCTGGCTCTTGGATGAGGATGAGGCgaggtagaagaagatggcggctGGGCCAGAGGGATCAAAGAGAAACCGGAAACCGAGAGTTGAGGGGGGAGAGGTGGGTAGGGTACGTACAGGAAGCAGGaaggcggtgcggcggcggcggcggcgtgggcttGGACTCCGTACGCGAGCGCCTGGTTGAGAGGCAGCGCCGCCCGCTCCATCCTCCACGAGCTCTCCTCGCCGTGCACCATGGTCACGAGCTCTACCACAGACAACAAGAGACCATGAAGAAGACTAGAAGAGTGAGCGATTGTTGTGGCGCTTgctgagagagagggagggggctaGCTAGAGAAAGAAGATGTTGTATCTGTATGCATACCATCCTTGCAAAGAAGGAACCAGCATGCAAGGCTGCGAGCAGAGGGGAgccctcgcctcgcctcctctttgtttgtttgtttgtttgtgctCTCAGCTCTCGCACGCGGAAAAGAGGAGCACTAGCGAATtgtggccatgtttagttactcccaactcccaactttgacactatgcaaaaagaagattccccatcacatcaaacttgcggtacatgcatggagtactaaatgtagatgaaattaaaaactaattacacagttttgttgtactttgcgagacgaatcttttgagcctaattagtcaatatttggacaataattcacaaatacaaacgaaacgctacagtgtgctacagtgctgtaacagtaatttggcacctcccaaattcgccaactaaacaaggccgtaTCGGCCTTGGAGTTTCATCCACTGTACTGCAAAGAATATCTTGTCCTTTTGAACACGTCCTGCCTCCTCTTTTTTTCACAGGCTTGTAACAGCTAGTTGGAGACTTGGGAGGGAGGGAAGAGGGATGCAGAGGCCAGAGGGGGtggtgagggagagagagggggtgtGGTAGGGCTTTTCTGTCAGCATTTCTGTCTCCTACTCCACTCCTACTAACCACCTTTCACCTCTCATTGGCCGCCCTCTGGCCCTCTCCCTCTGAGACGGCAAGTACTCAACAAAAGAAGCATTGaatagagagagagggagggaggagaggggaaaacaaaaaagagaatgGAGAGGGAAAGGCAcagaagcttttttttttagaaagggTCTTGAGCTTGAGAAGTTGTCCTACACTTCCATCTCTTCTCCTATCATGTTGAAAGCAGATAAGGGAGAGAGACAGGGAGGAATTTAGGAGAGACGGGGAGTTGATCTAATTTGATTCGTCAAACTATATGCTCTCACTCCATAATACATCTCCAATTATCGCAAGCAACTAGTTTAATTCCAAGCAATCCTAACCAAAGCACCACCAAATATGAAATGGATACACCTCCAATGTGAAAAATATAAAAGTCTTGGGGCATGGAAAATATTAAAATCCGGTAGGTGCTTGGAAATGGGTTTGTTTGGGATTAATTCCCTATCTTCCCAGGTCAACATCAGTGCATTGTCATGCTCCAAATACTTAAAACATTATTTCCACAAAGAGATATTTATTCTTGGAGAAGGCCTCAACCTGGCCTCCTGGCTCTTCCCCTCCTGAGATGTTATACTCATCACTGCAGATAGGGAGCACACCAAATACATTTGTATGAGTTGTGGCCAAGTTGCTGACTGGCCATTACTCATTAGTGCCTAATCCTTTGCCTAAGTAGGGCCTCAAGCGCATGATAAACTACTCCAAAGAAGCTGCATTTATACTTGCTGGCCAACTCCTCAGGTCACTTCACCAGATTGCTTGATCCTTGAGCTGCAAAAGCCCAACCGAGTTCATTTACTCTGGAAATTTCTTAATGGATTTTCTCGCTGCTAGATTTTTAAcacttttttctctctctagcTGACTTTCTTCTACCGGGCTTGGTCAAGGCTGAAGTTCCAAAAGCCTTCCTGTTCATGTGCCGGAGGCCAGGGGGCTCCAGTGAATCATTGAACAGTACGTACGGAGAAGGGACAGAAAAATACTATACTGTATACCCTACCCAGTGACAGTAGAAGGTCACCAGTCCAATTCTTTGTTCAGAGATTCGGTAGATTTTGCAAATCTTTTGGCAAGAATAGGCCTGCACTCTACAAACCTAGTATCTCGTTTTCGTAGTTTTTTATTGGGCAGGGAATCAGCAAGTGAGCTACACGCAAGAAGAGGGAGATGGGCATGCAGTTCTGGCGAATCATGCTTTGCCATCCACAAATTACGAAGGTGAAAACGAGACAccgcatttttttttcaaaaataaagaaCAAAACCCAGACATCGCAACGACATAGTCTTGGATCGCACCAATTAACCGTTTTGTTCGTTGTCTTCTAGATTTTATCACTGGTAACCTTTTTGTTTTGACATGACTCGCCGTTGGAATTTCACGCTCAGTGGCCGGAATGTGGATAATCCGAATGCTTCCACGGCTTGCATCTTCTTTTCTTTAACCCACTTGACTtgagagagaaaagaaagattTTGTGCTAGTGTGCTACTGGTTCATGCCAATGCCACTACCAAATTCTCACCTGCAAACTTGTGTAGCAAAGCAACTGCTACAGAAAGGTCAACGGTTTGAACTTTCAGATCAGCCTTGTCTCATCATATTCTACTATGGAACAGGTCAAGAGGGGCAAAATCGTATTCAAAGATGATGGCTAGGCATGAGATTCTCATCATAGCAGCCAATGGATTAGTTTCGCAATGGTGAACAGACCAGGGTGGAACACAAACTTCAGTTTTTACAGAAAATGGGTAGAAATTATTCTACCCAAAACAAATCAAAAGAATAATATATAGGCCTACAGAGATTTTGTCAAACCAACCCAACACAACCAAATCCTGCAAGTATTCAGTAGTGCAAGTTGTAAAACGAAAATATTTTGTGAATGGCAAGTGAACCTGCATCAATAGTGAGGAACATCTATTGGCAGGACCCATAAATTCGATATGATCCACCCGTGGAATATGTTCTATTCTAAACAACTGAAACAAAAAACTAAATGGAATAAAACCACAAGATTTTTTGACAAACCCCAGCCTTGATAACTAGGATTAGGCAGTAATGCTGCCGATGTGGACTAGTTATTAATTTATCATGGAATCCCTTGGAGTGGAATGTCAAGGCCAAAAGGGACAACGGTGAATGACGAATTTCTCAAGAGAATCGATCATACACTTTACTGCAATCTGAAGTTACCAATTTACAATTTACCAATATTTTACAGTATATTGAAAGAATTTGATTCAAGATTAGGCTCATGAAAAGATTAAAGGTCTTGCTATTATGTAACAAAGGCCACCAAATCTCAACATAAACATTTCATTCCAGTCCGAAGAATAGAACGGGGGGATTTAATTCATATGGGCAAATGCAGGCATCTATGAAGAGGTTGACACAAACTTTCTTGAACTCTGGAGCGGGCATGCACCTGGGATGAATTTACACCAGACAGTCCTCATGATTTAGAATCAGAAGCAAATCTGCAAAATGcataaaatggaaaagaaagTTATACTTCTATTGAATATTGAGGGAGCACAGGATTGGGTGTGAAAGGGTAATATTGCTCTTGAAAGGCGTGTTGACAGATGCCAACCAACTGTAATAAAGAACAGTATCTACAACAAAACTACCAGTTTATACTTCCATATAATGTTTCAAATGACAAAATGAATCAGTAAGTCAAAGAATGTATTACATAGTAAAACTAGTGAAGCTACTTTAGGAGCAGCACAATGTCAGGAAACATATGTGTAGTTGACAAGCACACTGTTACAAGAACTGCaatttagctcaggttctacgAGCAGATGTTTGGACGATCGGGGAAAAATGGATTGCCTGACACCTTAGTCTTGCAAGACATGACATCAATAGCTATGGTCTGTAATGGTGGCTTTCTGAATCACAATGCCATAAAACCAttgatgataaaaaaaaatacctgGCCTCTTCTTTCCTTTCTCTAAATACTACATGAAGGTGAATAAGCTGCTCAAAAATACGATTGTTTGCCAATCGCCATCACGTAAATTATTAGGCTAAGAGACACAACAATCAGATGACAATTGTCTTCAGGGAACCTTTCGTAAAGCAGCTAAACCTCTTGCTAGCTACTCTAGTTCCATTAGAAAACTACATCAAAATTCGCCTGAAATTGAATAGATTATTTGCAAGAACTGTAATAAGACCATGCTGAATAAGATGTCGTGATGctacaaaaaaggaaaaggtcAGTAAAGGTTACCTGATGGCACGGCTTCAGCTGAACTAGGACAGCCCAATGAATCTACTAGATGTCATTCGTACTCAAATTGTACATCGACATGCACATACTTCCTCATTAGACAGACTATAAATGAGGTGAAGCTTGCTAACATCTGGCGCTCTTCACGTGTTTTTGCCTCAGAAAGAACACCATGAATAACAAGTTTCTTGAGATTTGGACACCTTTCAATCATACCAAACACCCAGGGTCCAAAGTGCTCACTTATTACTGTCCAACCAAGTTCCAGAACTGAGACATTCTCCAGTGGTGATGAACCCTGCAGGCTGTAGTGAAGCAACCCATCTCTTAATTCATAGCTCAATGAAAGATGCCTAAGAAGAGGAAATGAAACAGCTATAGTTTCTGAATCCACAATCTCATCCTCGTCATCAAACACAACACCCCAAAATCGTAGCATACGCAAGCTGGATGCTCTGGATATCATATTATAGAACTTTGGCCAGACTATGGTGAAGTTGCTCACATCTACCACCTCCAGATGCTCAGTACTGTCCCCAATATCCAAATGTGTAACACTGACATCATCAATCTTAAGATGCTTTAGTGTTCCTTTCCCGATAAGCTCAAACAGATCAAGATTCAATGCATTCAAGTGTAGAACCTCCAAATTATCTGCATCAAGTATGATCTTATCTACACCAACTGATTTCGCGAAGAGACTCCTCAATGTATGGCTTGTGAGCTCCATTGTAGATTGTGGATCTGAAGTGACAACCTCAAGGACATCAAGTGCTAATACCTCTATCTTTGGGCAAGCAGCAACTAGAAGGCTTAGATCCAATGCTGAAATGCTGACATGCCTCAGGGAAAGGGATTTCAGACAAGTGAACCTCTGATAGCTTGGTTCGACACCTGTGATTGTGTTATGGTCCAAATCTAGCACTTCTAGCTTCTGCCTGCCACACTTTTCCAGAATGTTTACATGAGGTGTTGTCCTGACATTGTAAGACAAGCTCCGCAGAGTCTCCCTGGTATACATGAGCCACGCAATCACTGGTGCTGCAGAGAACTCATGGGTGTTATCGATATGAATTGAGAGGCATTGCAGCCCAATCGTCTGAAATATAGTCTGTGTAATGACAATCTCCAACTGACGTGTAGTCATGTCCCGCGGAAAGTCATCAGAGTTGAAAGACAGCAAGCGAAGGTGCCTCCTGCAGGCGTCCCGCCACTTCCGGCATACCGCAGAGGCAACCATGACATCACGTGCAACACCAAGATGGGAAAGAATGTTGCCAATGACTTCAACAGGGAGGTGCTCCATGTTTTGGCACTCAAAGAACACTCAAACACTATCAAGTAAAATCTAACGAAGAATTTTCTCCATTGCAACCAAGACA
This window encodes:
- the LOC101771249 gene encoding transcription factor LG2 isoform X1, with translation MVHGEESSWRMERAALPLNQALAYGVQAHAAAAAAPPSCFLDFQPAAAAAAYFGFGELEEALIHGGGGASANAGGGVDPGVIIKSDAPAQTKPAAAGYLAGAGGGRPPTLEIFPSWPMRHQQQLHSGNSQSVGSTTDSSSAQNTMSQMELVSPASPAPRQEVMMVTTDDYSYKPGLAAAPAAAPAPAPPSFQQHHPALPLHLHGGGGGGGDHDKRKQGSTRKDGKLVDAKTERRLAQNREAARKSRLRKKAYVQQLETSRIRLQQVEHELQRARSQGLFVGGCSAAGDMSSGAAAFDMEYARWLDDDGKRLAELRGGLQAHLDGNLGLIVEECVQHYDELFQLKAALAHEDVFHLLTGGWATPAERCFFWMGGFRPSELLKILIPQLDPLTEQQLLGICNLQQSSEQAEEALAQGLHQLHQSLADTVAAGTLNDGAAAPNYMSLMAVALEKLASLESFYQQADNLRQQTLHQMRRILTTRQAARCFLSIGEYYRRLRALSNLWASRPRENFIGTESLSPTATELQVMHQQQQNQFSGF
- the LOC101771249 gene encoding transcription factor LG2 isoform X3, with protein sequence MVHGEESSWRMERAALPLNQALAYGVQAHAAAAAAPPSCFLDFQPAAAAAAYFGFGELEEALIHGGGGASANAGGGVDPGVIIKSDAPAQTKPAAAGYLAGAGGGRPPTLEIFPSWPMRHQQQLHSGNSQSVGSTTDSSSAQNTMSQMELVSPASPAPRQEVMMVTTDDYSYKPGLAAAPAAAPAPAPPSFQQHHPALPLHLHGGGGGGGDHDKTERRLAQNREAARKSRLRKKAYVQQLETSRIRLQQVEHELQRARSQGLFVGGCSAAGDMSSGAAAFDMEYARWLDDDGKRLAELRGGLQAHLDGNLGLIVEECVQHYDELFQLKAALAHEDVFHLLTGGWATPAERCFFWMGGFRPSELLKILIPQLDPLTEQQLLGICNLQQSSEQAEEALAQGLHQLHQSLADTVAAGTLNDGAAAPNYMSLMAVALEKLASLESFYQQADNLRQQTLHQMRRILTTRQAARCFLSIGEYYRRLRALSNLWASRPRENFIGTESLSPTATELQVMHQQQQNQFSGF
- the LOC101771249 gene encoding transcription factor LG2 isoform X4 is translated as MVHGEESSWRMERAALPLNQALAYGVQAHAAAAAAPPSCFLDFQPAAAAAAYFGFGELEEALIHGGGGASANAGGGVDPGVIIKSDAPAQTKPAAAGYLAGAGGGRPPTLEIFPSWPMRHQQQLHSRKQGSTRKDGKLVDAKTERRLAQNREAARKSRLRKKAYVQQLETSRIRLQQVEHELQRARSQGLFVGGCSAAGDMSSGAAAFDMEYARWLDDDGKRLAELRGGLQAHLDGNLGLIVEECVQHYDELFQLKAALAHEDVFHLLTGGWATPAERCFFWMGGFRPSELLKILIPQLDPLTEQQLLGICNLQQSSEQAEEALAQGLHQLHQSLADTVAAGTLNDGAAAPNYMSLMAVALEKLASLESFYQQADNLRQQTLHQMRRILTTRQAARCFLSIGEYYRRLRALSNLWASRPRENFIGTESLSPTATELQVMHQQQQNQFSGF
- the LOC101771249 gene encoding transcription factor LG2 isoform X2 codes for the protein MPKACVPRVIWAPRSPSSLSACPAAGALSRRDFQPAAAAAAYFGFGELEEALIHGGGGASANAGGGVDPGVIIKSDAPAQTKPAAAGYLAGAGGGRPPTLEIFPSWPMRHQQQLHSGNSQSVGSTTDSSSAQNTMSQMELVSPASPAPRQEVMMVTTDDYSYKPGLAAAPAAAPAPAPPSFQQHHPALPLHLHGGGGGGGDHDKRKQGSTRKDGKLVDAKTERRLAQNREAARKSRLRKKAYVQQLETSRIRLQQVEHELQRARSQGLFVGGCSAAGDMSSGAAAFDMEYARWLDDDGKRLAELRGGLQAHLDGNLGLIVEECVQHYDELFQLKAALAHEDVFHLLTGGWATPAERCFFWMGGFRPSELLKILIPQLDPLTEQQLLGICNLQQSSEQAEEALAQGLHQLHQSLADTVAAGTLNDGAAAPNYMSLMAVALEKLASLESFYQQADNLRQQTLHQMRRILTTRQAARCFLSIGEYYRRLRALSNLWASRPRENFIGTESLSPTATELQVMHQQQQNQFSGF
- the LOC101772984 gene encoding F-box/LRR-repeat protein At1g67190; this encodes MEHLPVEVIGNILSHLGVARDVMVASAVCRKWRDACRRHLRLLSFNSDDFPRDMTTRQLEIVITQTIFQTIGLQCLSIHIDNTHEFSAAPVIAWLMYTRETLRSLSYNVRTTPHVNILEKCGRQKLEVLDLDHNTITGVEPSYQRFTCLKSLSLRHVSISALDLSLLVAACPKIEVLALDVLEVVTSDPQSTMELTSHTLRSLFAKSVGVDKIILDADNLEVLHLNALNLDLFELIGKGTLKHLKIDDVSVTHLDIGDSTEHLEVVDVSNFTIVWPKFYNMISRASSLRMLRFWGVVFDDEDEIVDSETIAVSFPLLRHLSLSYELRDGLLHYSLQGSSPLENVSVLELGWTVISEHFGPWVFGMIERCPNLKKLVIHGVLSEAKTREERQMLASFTSFIVCLMRKYVHVDVQFEYE